One segment of Dehalococcoidia bacterium DNA contains the following:
- a CDS encoding aldo/keto reductase: MEYRSFGRTGVKVSCLCLGCMMFGGKTDATESARIIDRALDAGINFLDTANVYNLGKSEEATGKALKNNGKRRDVFLATKVHWKMGEGVNDWGNSRRHIIEQCEESLRRLQTDHIDLYQIHRPQPDIPIDEALRALDDLIRAGKVRYIGSSTFAAWQVVEALWVSKELGLNRFVSEQPPYNLLDRRVERELLPMAQTFGIAVIPWSPLAGGLLTGKYRRGEEPPEGSRFADYENNPLLRRRMTDRIWDVIEGLHPLAQEKGVTLSQLALAWCMQRPAVTSPIIGPRTMEQLEDNLGALDVRFSEDELKSIDRIARRGDAVAPFYEADFGPHPYRV, encoded by the coding sequence ATGGAGTACCGTTCGTTTGGCCGCACCGGCGTAAAGGTCAGCTGCCTTTGCCTCGGCTGCATGATGTTCGGCGGAAAGACGGATGCTACCGAATCGGCGCGAATAATCGACCGCGCCCTCGATGCAGGCATCAACTTTCTCGATACGGCGAACGTCTACAACCTCGGCAAGAGCGAGGAGGCCACCGGCAAGGCGCTGAAGAACAACGGCAAGCGCCGCGACGTTTTCCTGGCGACGAAGGTGCACTGGAAGATGGGAGAGGGTGTCAACGATTGGGGCAACAGCCGGCGCCACATCATCGAGCAATGCGAGGAAAGCCTCCGCCGCCTCCAGACCGACCACATCGATCTCTACCAGATCCACCGTCCGCAGCCCGACATCCCCATCGACGAAGCGCTGCGCGCCCTCGACGACCTGATACGCGCGGGGAAGGTGCGCTACATCGGCAGCAGCACGTTCGCCGCCTGGCAGGTAGTGGAAGCGCTGTGGGTCTCGAAAGAGCTGGGGCTGAACCGCTTCGTCTCCGAACAGCCGCCGTACAACCTCCTCGACCGGCGCGTCGAGCGCGAGCTCCTCCCGATGGCGCAGACGTTCGGGATCGCCGTCATACCCTGGAGCCCGCTCGCCGGCGGCCTGCTGACCGGAAAGTACCGCCGTGGCGAGGAGCCGCCCGAGGGCAGCCGCTTTGCCGACTACGAGAACAACCCTCTCCTGCGACGCCGCATGACCGACCGCATCTGGGACGTCATCGAAGGGTTGCACCCCCTTGCCCAAGAGAAGGGTGTGACGCTCTCCCAACTGGCGCTTGCCTGGTGCATGCAACGGCCCGCTGTAACGAGCCCGATCATCGGGCCCCGCACGATGGAGCAGCTCGAAGACAACCTCGGCGCCCTCGATGTGAGGTTCAGCGAGGACGAGCTGAAAAGCATCGATCGCATCGCCCGCCGCGGCGATGCCGTCGCCCCCTTCTACGAGGCGGATTTCGGGCCCCACCCGTATCGTGTCTAG
- a CDS encoding putative toxin-antitoxin system toxin component, PIN family, translated as MRVAIDTNVLIAALTKPRGSGARILRAWREGELEIVCSEATLREVKAVLDSEWLARMTPRGEIERLLSELRTKGVRVRPAPISDLRLKDEGDLRLVEAAVAGDASYVVTSDRELLLKRGYGSVEFVTPSELLGMLKRRLKS; from the coding sequence TTGAGAGTCGCGATTGACACTAACGTGCTCATCGCCGCCCTCACGAAGCCGAGAGGCAGCGGAGCGCGCATCCTGCGAGCCTGGCGCGAGGGCGAGCTGGAAATCGTCTGTTCAGAGGCGACGCTGCGGGAGGTGAAGGCGGTCCTCGATTCGGAGTGGCTGGCGCGGATGACGCCGCGTGGCGAGATCGAGCGACTGCTCTCTGAGTTGCGGACAAAAGGAGTACGGGTTCGTCCGGCGCCCATATCGGACCTGCGGCTGAAGGATGAGGGCGATCTGCGGCTGGTGGAGGCGGCGGTAGCGGGCGACGCTTCCTACGTGGTGACCTCGGACCGGGAGTTGCTGCTGAAGCGGGGGTATGGAAGCGTTGAGTTCGTCACCCCATCGGAGCTTCTCGGGATGTTGAAGCGGCGGTTGAAATCGTGA
- a CDS encoding restriction endonuclease subunit S: MAGEWRKTTVGEFAPFAYGKGLPEPQRDPLGNVPVFGSNGIVGFHSEGFTSGPTIIIGRKGTVGAVHFSPKGCWPIDTTFFVVDEDHEIARFKYYLLKSLDLEHMNADSAVPGLNREAAHARQVRVPPLPEQRAIAHILGTLDDKIELNRRMTETLEAMARALFKSWFVDFEPVRAKMEGRWRRGESLPGLPAHLHDLFPARLVDSELGEIPEGWEVASLPELIEINPPRVLRKGEIAPYLDMANMPTRGHAPSDIVERAFGSGMRFTNGDTLVAPITPCLENGKTAFVDFLQNGQIGWGSTEYIVLRPRPPLPEEFAYCLARSDTFREFAIQSMTGTSGRQRVQADSLAHFPLPRVPEPVAEAFGCAIKPLFARSSAAVRESRTLVALRDALLPKLISGELRVQDAERFLEDTVA; this comes from the coding sequence ATGGCGGGTGAGTGGCGGAAAACTACGGTTGGGGAGTTTGCTCCGTTTGCCTACGGCAAGGGGTTGCCCGAGCCGCAGCGCGACCCGCTTGGTAATGTTCCTGTGTTTGGTTCGAACGGAATTGTCGGTTTCCACAGTGAGGGTTTTACCTCTGGCCCTACCATCATTATCGGGCGCAAGGGCACGGTTGGTGCTGTTCACTTCAGCCCGAAAGGATGCTGGCCCATTGATACGACGTTCTTTGTGGTGGATGAAGATCACGAAATAGCGCGTTTCAAATACTATCTCCTTAAGTCGCTCGACCTCGAGCACATGAACGCTGATAGCGCCGTGCCAGGCCTCAACCGCGAAGCAGCACACGCGCGGCAGGTCCGCGTGCCTCCCCTCCCCGAACAGCGCGCCATCGCCCACATCCTCGGCACGCTGGACGACAAGATCGAGCTGAACCGGCGGATGACCGAGACGCTGGAGGCGATGGCGCGGGCGCTGTTCAAGTCGTGGTTCGTCGACTTCGAGCCCGTGCGGGCCAAGATGGAGGGCCGCTGGCGCCGCGGCGAATCCCTCCCCGGGTTGCCCGCCCACCTCCACGACCTCTTCCCCGCCCGCCTGGTGGACTCCGAGCTGGGAGAGATTCCGGAGGGGTGGGAGGTGGCATCCCTACCAGAGCTGATCGAAATCAACCCGCCGCGAGTGTTACGCAAAGGCGAAATTGCGCCCTACTTGGATATGGCGAACATGCCAACTCGCGGACACGCGCCTAGCGATATTGTCGAGCGGGCCTTCGGATCCGGTATGCGCTTCACGAACGGCGACACGCTCGTGGCACCCATCACGCCGTGCTTGGAGAACGGCAAGACTGCATTTGTCGACTTTCTTCAGAACGGACAGATTGGCTGGGGCTCGACCGAGTACATTGTGTTGCGCCCAAGGCCGCCGCTGCCTGAGGAGTTCGCTTACTGTCTAGCTCGCAGCGATACATTCCGTGAATTTGCCATCCAGAGCATGACGGGAACGAGCGGTCGGCAACGTGTCCAGGCCGACTCGCTTGCACACTTCCCCTTGCCACGAGTTCCGGAGCCGGTCGCAGAAGCGTTTGGCTGTGCGATCAAACCCCTGTTCGCACGGTCATCCGCCGCAGTGCGCGAATCCCGCACCCTGGTTGCGCTGCGCGATGCGCTGCTGCCCAAGCTCATCTCCGGCGAGCTGCGGGTGCAGGATGCGGAGCGGTTCCTGGAGGACACCGTCGCATGA
- a CDS encoding AAA family ATPase: protein MEVDGFGCLTDLREDLAPGLHLFHGPNESGKSTLQQAVLPLLYGFSRETKHDGVKTKNARGTRPGTEAPTVVAWSTSWGTALGSACNASSTAQTCRPLSGTLARAGTSRISSGGAVTAIYPLHVSIWG, encoded by the coding sequence ATTGAGGTCGACGGCTTCGGCTGCCTCACTGACCTTCGGGAGGACCTGGCACCAGGGCTCCACCTCTTCCATGGTCCAAACGAATCGGGCAAGTCTACCCTGCAGCAGGCAGTCCTCCCCCTTCTCTACGGCTTCTCCAGGGAGACAAAGCACGACGGAGTGAAAACGAAAAACGCGAGAGGTACGCGCCCTGGAACGGAGGCCCCTACCGTGGTCGCCTGGAGTACGAGTTGGGGGACGGCTCTCGGTTCCGCGTGCAACGCGAGTTCGACAGCGCAGACATGCCGACCTCTGTCTGGGACCTTAGCACGGGCAGGGACGTCACGGATCAGTTCGGGCGGGGCCGTCACGGCAATATACCCTTTGCACGTCAGCATATGGGGATGA
- a CDS encoding cation-translocating P-type ATPase, which yields MKDTTVKSPDAGFAPHSVSVEEVIATLATDLTEGLSSAEVERRLQEYGPNTLPEAKGRTILEAFRDQFANFLIILLLAATVLSAAIGEYLDAAAIAAIVILSAVLGVAQEWRAERALQALRSMMAPTARVLRNRRVEEVASPLLVPGDIVLLEPGQYVPADLRLADTKELKMNEASLTGESTQVDKDARSIVDLDTPIADRTNSAFAGTIVTYGRATGVVVATGAGTEVGRIAALVGKQEQEQTPLQRRMSGLGRWLGSAAIAVSVVVFAVGAVRGNDIVDMLLTAVSLAVAAVPEGLPAVVAVALAVGMQRMAQRHALIRRMSAVETLGSATVIATDKTGTLTKGEMTVVRVYLGPGEPVLDVTGAGYEPSGDFRRDSETIDPRRHHHLRLLLLASVLCNDAYLQQKDERWHVVGDTTEGALLVVAAKGGLTREALEAEHPRVAEVPFTSDRRLMTTLNERDFGYVAYSKGAPGALLPLCSQRQDGDATRPLEEEDKRQILAASDELAAAGLRVLALAYRPLEQRVAEEKLEEQLIFLGLAGMQDPPRPEVRDAVELSYRAGIIPIMVTGDHRATALAIGRDLRIARDGDSVLTGPDIDRLTDAELRRVVDQTRIYARISPEQKMRIVDALREKGHIVAVTGDGVNDAPALRGADIGVAMGITGTDVAKEAADMVITDDNYASIVAAVEEGRKIFDNIRNFVIYLLAANLGEILIIFAAVVAGTPVPLLPIQILWVNLVTDSFPALALGMEPADPDIMSRPPRPPQESVVTRPIALVLVIRGVAEAIAVLVAFLVWLYAFDRPEEEARTMAFATLVVAELLKAHGSRSLYRTIIDLGPFKNMYVVGATILSFGLLLLVMYVPPLPDAFEVSLPEPWEWLVIFGLGSTPLIVIEAMKLMPWVPTSEPKERRTRPRPAP from the coding sequence GTGAAGGACACCACCGTCAAGAGTCCCGACGCCGGCTTCGCCCCTCACTCCGTCTCCGTCGAAGAGGTCATCGCTACCCTGGCGACCGACCTCACGGAAGGGCTCAGCAGCGCCGAAGTCGAAAGACGCCTGCAGGAGTACGGGCCGAACACCCTCCCCGAGGCAAAGGGCCGCACAATCCTCGAAGCCTTCCGCGACCAGTTCGCCAACTTTCTCATCATCCTTCTGCTGGCGGCCACCGTCCTCTCGGCCGCCATCGGCGAGTACCTCGATGCCGCCGCCATCGCCGCCATCGTCATACTGAGCGCCGTCCTCGGCGTGGCCCAGGAGTGGCGGGCGGAGCGCGCCCTGCAGGCCCTCCGTTCGATGATGGCACCGACGGCGCGCGTGCTGCGCAACCGCCGCGTGGAAGAGGTCGCGAGCCCTCTGCTTGTGCCCGGGGATATCGTCTTGCTTGAGCCCGGCCAGTACGTGCCCGCCGACCTGCGCCTCGCCGACACGAAAGAGCTAAAGATGAACGAGGCGTCGCTCACCGGGGAGTCGACGCAGGTGGACAAGGACGCCCGCTCCATCGTCGATCTCGATACGCCCATCGCCGACAGGACGAACTCCGCCTTCGCCGGCACCATCGTCACCTACGGCAGGGCGACGGGCGTCGTCGTCGCCACCGGCGCGGGAACCGAGGTCGGACGCATCGCCGCCCTCGTCGGAAAGCAAGAACAGGAGCAGACGCCGCTGCAGCGCCGTATGTCCGGCCTCGGACGCTGGCTCGGCAGCGCCGCTATCGCCGTCTCGGTCGTCGTCTTCGCCGTCGGCGCCGTCCGCGGAAACGACATCGTCGACATGCTGCTTACGGCTGTCAGCCTTGCCGTCGCCGCCGTGCCCGAGGGGCTGCCCGCGGTGGTCGCCGTCGCGCTCGCCGTGGGGATGCAGCGCATGGCCCAACGTCACGCCCTCATCCGCAGGATGTCGGCGGTGGAAACGCTTGGCTCCGCTACCGTCATCGCCACCGATAAGACGGGCACCCTCACGAAAGGCGAGATGACGGTAGTGCGCGTCTACCTGGGGCCCGGCGAGCCCGTGCTCGATGTGACCGGCGCCGGCTACGAACCCTCAGGTGACTTCCGCCGCGATAGCGAGACCATCGACCCGCGCCGGCATCATCACCTCCGGCTGCTTCTTCTAGCCTCCGTCCTGTGCAACGACGCCTATCTCCAACAGAAGGACGAACGCTGGCACGTCGTCGGCGACACGACGGAGGGCGCGCTGCTTGTCGTGGCCGCGAAAGGCGGGCTGACCCGCGAAGCGCTGGAGGCGGAGCACCCGCGCGTCGCGGAGGTGCCTTTCACATCCGACCGGCGGCTCATGACCACTCTCAACGAGCGCGATTTCGGCTACGTCGCCTACTCGAAAGGGGCGCCGGGCGCTCTCCTTCCGCTGTGTTCGCAGCGGCAGGACGGCGATGCCACGAGGCCGCTCGAGGAAGAAGACAAACGGCAGATACTGGCCGCGAGCGACGAACTGGCGGCGGCAGGACTGCGCGTTCTCGCCCTCGCTTACCGCCCGCTCGAACAGCGGGTCGCCGAAGAGAAGCTGGAGGAGCAACTAATATTCCTCGGGCTGGCCGGCATGCAGGACCCGCCACGCCCCGAAGTCCGCGACGCCGTCGAGCTTTCGTACCGGGCCGGAATCATCCCCATCATGGTCACCGGCGACCACCGCGCGACCGCCCTCGCCATCGGCCGCGACCTCCGTATCGCGAGGGACGGCGATAGCGTACTTACCGGGCCCGATATCGATCGCCTGACGGACGCCGAGCTGCGGCGCGTCGTCGATCAGACGCGCATCTACGCGCGCATCTCGCCGGAGCAGAAGATGCGCATTGTCGACGCCCTCCGCGAAAAGGGCCACATCGTCGCGGTGACCGGCGACGGCGTCAACGACGCGCCTGCTCTGCGAGGCGCCGACATCGGCGTGGCGATGGGGATCACTGGGACGGACGTGGCCAAGGAAGCGGCCGACATGGTCATCACCGACGACAACTACGCGTCCATAGTCGCGGCCGTGGAGGAAGGACGTAAGATATTCGACAACATACGCAACTTCGTTATCTACCTCCTTGCCGCGAACCTCGGCGAAATCCTGATCATATTCGCCGCCGTCGTCGCCGGCACGCCCGTGCCCCTGCTGCCGATCCAGATCCTTTGGGTGAACCTGGTGACCGACAGCTTCCCCGCGCTCGCGCTGGGAATGGAGCCCGCCGACCCCGACATCATGTCGCGTCCGCCGCGTCCGCCGCAGGAGTCGGTGGTGACGCGGCCCATTGCCCTTGTGCTCGTCATTCGAGGTGTCGCGGAAGCGATTGCCGTGCTTGTCGCCTTCCTCGTTTGGCTCTACGCCTTCGACCGGCCGGAAGAGGAGGCGAGGACGATGGCCTTCGCAACGCTCGTCGTGGCAGAGCTCCTGAAGGCGCACGGTTCGCGCTCTCTGTACCGCACGATCATCGACCTCGGGCCGTTCAAGAACATGTATGTCGTCGGCGCGACCATCCTCTCGTTCGGCCTGCTCCTTCTGGTCATGTACGTGCCGCCCCTGCCCGATGCCTTCGAGGTAAGCCTGCCCGAACCGTGGGAGTGGCTGGTAATATTCGGACTGGGCAGCACTCCCCTGATCGTGATCGAGGCGATGAAGCTCATGCCGTGGGTGCCCACTTCCGAACCCAAGGAACGCCGCACCCGACCCAGACCTGCGCCGTAA
- a CDS encoding class I SAM-dependent DNA methyltransferase, with product MPRGRAVRRNQLPLADNGATLGFEAQLWATANALRGSMDAAEYKHVVLGLIFLKYISDAFEAHHQKLEAERDQGADPEDPDEYRAENIFWVPAEARWSHLQKNARQPTIGQLVDDAMAAVERDNPSLKGVLPKDYARPALDKQRLGSLIDLVTNIDLGGGDNHARDILGRVYEYFLGQFATAEGKKGGEFYTPRCIVKLLVEMLRPYKGRVYDPCCGSSGMFVQSEEFIRTHGGRIGDISIYGQELNYTTWRLAKMNLAIRGIDGKIEQGDSFTNDRFPDLKADYILANPPFNMKSWGGEHLREDRRWKFGVPPAGNANFAWVQHMIHHLAPTGLAGFVLANGSMFRNQSGEGEIRKNIIEADVVDCMVALQGQLFYSTQIPACLWFLARDKKNGRFRDRRGQVLFIDARTMGQMVDRTHRELTDEDIRKITGTYHAWRGEKDAGEYEDVPGFCKSATLEEIRKHGYVLTPGRYVGAEAVEDDGEPFDEKMARLVAQLREQQAEAARLDAAIARNLEELGYGG from the coding sequence ATGCCTCGCGGAAGAGCCGTCCGGCGCAACCAACTGCCGTTGGCGGACAACGGCGCCACGCTCGGCTTCGAGGCCCAACTGTGGGCCACTGCCAACGCCCTGCGCGGCTCGATGGACGCCGCCGAGTACAAGCACGTGGTGCTGGGGCTCATCTTCTTGAAGTACATCTCCGACGCCTTCGAGGCCCACCACCAAAAGCTCGAAGCGGAACGTGACCAGGGCGCGGATCCCGAGGACCCCGACGAGTACCGGGCGGAGAACATCTTCTGGGTACCGGCCGAGGCGCGCTGGTCCCACCTCCAGAAGAACGCCCGCCAGCCCACCATCGGCCAGCTCGTGGACGACGCCATGGCGGCCGTGGAGCGGGACAACCCCTCGCTCAAGGGGGTGCTGCCCAAGGACTACGCGCGCCCCGCGCTCGACAAGCAGCGCTTGGGGTCGCTCATCGACCTCGTGACCAACATCGATCTGGGAGGCGGCGACAACCATGCCCGCGACATCCTGGGGCGGGTCTACGAGTACTTCCTCGGCCAGTTCGCGACCGCCGAAGGCAAGAAGGGCGGCGAGTTCTACACCCCCCGCTGCATCGTCAAGCTCCTGGTCGAGATGCTCCGCCCGTACAAGGGCCGGGTCTACGACCCCTGCTGCGGCTCCTCGGGGATGTTCGTGCAGTCCGAGGAGTTCATCCGCACCCACGGCGGGCGGATCGGCGACATCAGCATCTACGGCCAAGAGCTCAACTACACCACCTGGCGGCTGGCGAAGATGAACCTCGCCATCCGCGGAATCGACGGGAAGATCGAGCAGGGTGACTCGTTCACCAACGACCGCTTCCCCGACCTCAAGGCCGACTACATCCTGGCCAATCCGCCGTTCAACATGAAGAGCTGGGGCGGGGAGCACCTGCGGGAGGACCGCCGCTGGAAGTTCGGCGTGCCGCCTGCCGGCAACGCCAACTTCGCCTGGGTCCAGCACATGATTCACCACCTGGCGCCCACGGGGCTCGCCGGGTTCGTGCTTGCCAACGGATCGATGTTTCGCAACCAGTCGGGCGAGGGCGAGATCCGCAAGAACATCATCGAGGCCGACGTGGTGGACTGCATGGTGGCGCTGCAGGGGCAGCTCTTCTACTCGACCCAGATCCCCGCCTGCCTGTGGTTCCTAGCGCGGGACAAGAAGAACGGCCGCTTCCGCGACCGCCGCGGCCAGGTGCTCTTCATCGACGCCCGCACGATGGGGCAGATGGTGGACCGCACGCACCGGGAACTCACCGACGAAGATATCAGGAAGATCACCGGCACCTACCATGCCTGGCGGGGGGAGAAGGACGCGGGCGAGTACGAGGACGTGCCCGGCTTCTGCAAGAGCGCCACGCTGGAGGAGATCCGCAAGCACGGCTACGTGCTCACGCCTGGGCGCTACGTCGGCGCCGAGGCGGTAGAAGATGACGGCGAGCCGTTCGACGAGAAGATGGCGCGGCTCGTGGCGCAACTGCGCGAGCAGCAGGCAGAGGCGGCGCGGCTGGATGCCGCCATCGCCAGGAACCTGGAGGAGCTGGGGTATGGCGGGTGA